From a region of the Salvelinus alpinus chromosome 2, SLU_Salpinus.1, whole genome shotgun sequence genome:
- the LOC139550226 gene encoding gelsolin-related protein of 125 kDa-like, whose product MSSLSYSPPAKEEKEAFVKEEDEEEAVSIKKQVESEAVTVKEEEKDVSVKEEEDAFRLKEEDAIFGVKEEKEEEAVTILKHVEGEVVTVKEEEKDVSVKEEEVTVKGEEDAVFGVKGEEGEMTVTLEEEEEVGDPFNPNTL is encoded by the exons atgagttcactaagctactctcctcctgctaaagaagagaaagaagctttcgtgaaagaggaggacgaagaggaggctgtttcaataaaaaaacaagtcgagagtgaggctgttaccgtgaaagaagaagagaaagacgtttcagtgaaagaagaggaagatgcgTTCAGATTGAAAGAGGAGGATGCGatttttggagtgaaagaggagaaggaagaggaggctgttacaatATTAAAACACGTAGAGGGTGAGGTtgttaccgtgaaagaagaagagaaagacgtttcagtgaaagaggaggaagttacagtaaaaggagaggaggatgcagtttttggagtgaaaggggaggagggggagatgactgtcacattggaggaagaagaggaggttggAGATCCGTTTAACCCCA ataccttgtaa
- the LOC139542229 gene encoding zinc finger protein 180-like, whose amino-acid sequence MANPGERRDYRGSSGEPQQHHDADEAEKSLSTSKHLKKHQQRTTGKKSHFCSDCGKGCKSSSELKIHQRTHTGEKPYSCGQCRKSFTTSSVLTRHQRTHTGEKSYSCGQCGKSFVRSCNLTVHQRTHTGEKSYSCGQCGKSFVRSSHLTVHQKTHTGEKPFSCDQCGKSFDRSGHLTIHQRTHTGEKPFSCDPCGKSFTTSSHLKIHQRTHTGEKPFSCDQCGKSFTASGHLTLHQRTHTGEKPFSCDQCGKRCTRYRHLIVHQRTHTGEKPFSCGQCGKSFTASSHLKIHQRTHTGEKPYSCDQCGKSFSQSGALTQHQRIHT is encoded by the exons atggccaacc caggagagagacgtgactatcgtggatcctctggggagcctcaacaacatcatgatgctgacgaggcagagaagagtctctccacatcaaaacacctcaagaaacaccagcagagaaccacagggaagaaatctcacttctgctctgactgtgggaaaggttgcaaatcttcatcagaacttaaaatacaccagagaacacacacaggagagaaaccttatagctgtggtcaatgtaggaagagttttactacatctagtgTTCTGACTcgacatcagagaacacacacaggagagaaatcttatagctgtggtcaatgtgggaagagttttgttagaTCTTGCAAtttgactgtacaccagagaacacacacaggagagaaatcttatagctgtggtcaatgtgggaagagttttgttagaTCTAGCCATTTGACTGTacaccagaaaacacacacaggagagaaaccttttagctgtgaccaatgtgggaagagttttgatcGCTCTGGCCATTTGACAatacatcagagaacacacacaggagagaaaccttttagctgtgacccatgtgggaagagttttactacatctagccatctgaagatacaccagagaacacacacaggagagaaaccttttagctgtgaccaatgtgggaagagttttactgcatCTGGCCAtttgacattacaccagagaacacacacaggagagaaaccgtttaGCTGTGACCAGTGTGGGAAGAGATGTACTAGATATAGACATCTgattgtacaccagagaacacacacaggagagaaaccttttagctgtggtcaatgtgggaagagttttacagcATCTAGCCATCTGaagatacaccagagaacacacacaggcgagaaaccttatagttgtgatcaatgtgggaagagttttagtcaatctggagctctgactcaacaccagagaatacacacatga